The DNA segment GAGTCAGCAAGGCGAACACGGGCATAATCCATCCCGGACACGAGGACGATCCCGAAAAGCACCCACTGAGGGCAAAGCTCTGCGTCGAGGGAAACAGGCTCTGGTACCAGTGGACGAAAGAGCTGAGAATTCCAGCGAAGTGGCCGGGCGAGCTCATGGTCGCACTCAAAGAGGAAGACATGAAGGTCGCCGAGTACTACCTGGAGCTTGCGCAGAAAAACGGCGTTCCGGGCGTCAGGCTCGTTGATAGGGAGGAGCTTCTGAAACTTGAGCCCAACGTCAACCCAAACGCCGCAGGGGCGCTGTGGGCACCGACAGCTGGAGTGATGTCCTCCCCGATGGCGGCCGTGGCACTCACCGAGAACGCGGTCGACAACGGAGTTAGGTTCCACCCCGAAACCGAGGTGCGCGGGATAAAGGTTGAGAACGGGGAGATAAAGGGCGTTGAGACTAACCGGGGGTTCATCGAGGCCGACCTCGTCATAAACGCGGCAGGTTTATACGCGGACAGAATCTCGGCCATGGCGGGCATAGATTACTTCACAATACGTCCCAGGAAGGGAGAGTACTACATCTTCGACGACGATGCCGGGCCGAAGGTCAGGAGGATAGTCCACCAGACGCCGACCCCGACCACAAAAGGGGTTTACGTCATCACCGAGATGAACGACGGGGTGATGATAGGACCCACCGCCGAGGATCTGCCCGAGGAAGCTAAGGACGACACCTCCACAACCCGGGAGGGGCTGGAGTTCGTCTGGGAGATGGCGAAGAAGCTCGTCAAGGGACTGCCCCCCAAGAGCAGGGTGATAAGAACCTTCGCGGGTCTGAGGCCAGAGCCCCCGGACGGCAGGTGGATAATAGAGGCCTACGATGACCCCTGGGGCTTCATAAACGTTGCAGGGATAAGGTCGCCCGGACTCACAGCCGCGCCTGCAATAGCACACTACGTTACTGAAGAGCTGATTGAAGGCAAGCTGGACGTAAAGCTAACCAAAAAGTCCCGCTGGAACCCCCACAGGAACGCCTTCTGGTTCAAGGCCCTCCCAAGGGAAAAGCAGGCAGAGCTCGTGAAGGAGAACCCCTCACACGGCAGGGTAATCTGCATGTGCCGCACGATAACGGAGGGGGATATACTCGACGCAATAGCCAGGATGAAGAAGATGGGCGTCAGGACGATAACCCTCGACGGCGTTAAGCTCAGGACAGGTGTCACTGGCGGAACCTGTCAGGGTTCCTTCTGCAGGGTGAGGATAACCAACATCATCGCCAGGGAAACCGGAGTCCCGCTCTGGGAGGTCAGCATCAAGGGAGAAGGCACCGAATACGGCATCGGTGACATAAAGGTTCTCCTGAGGGGTGAGGAGAATGAGGAGTGAGTACGACGTCATTGTCATTGGAGGGGGGCCGGCTGGCCTTGCCGCTGCAATAAAGGCGAAGGAGCTCGGCCTTAACGTCCTCCTCATCGAGAACAGGGAGTTCCTGGGGGGGATACCCCTCCAGTGCGTTCATCCGGGCTTCGGAATTCACTACTTCAAAGAGGATCTGACAGGAACGGAGTTCATACACCGCATAATCGAACGGTTCAGGGCGCTGGACGTCGAATACTACACGAACGCCCACGTCCTTGAGGTGGTGCCGTACTCTTACAGGCACAAGATTCTGAGGATAGTCACGGAGGAGGGGCTCTTTGAGGTGGCGGCAAGGACCGTTGTCTACGCCGCCGGTGCAAGGGAGAGGCACATGTTCGAGATAGGAATAACCGGCCACAGGGTCGCAGGGATTTACACAGCCGGGGAAGCCCAAACCATGATGGACATCTACGGAGTGATGCCCGGAAAGGAGATAGTCATAGTCGGTTCGGGCGACGTCGGCCTCATAATGGCGAGAAGGTTTACCCTTGAGGGGGCAAAGGTAAAGGCCGTCATAGAGCTGATGCCCTATCCAGGCGGACTAACAAGAAACGTCGTCCAGTGCCTTGAGGACTTTGGAATCCCCCTCTACCTGAGCCATGCAGTAACAAGGGTCGAAGGAAAGAAGAGGGTCGAGAGGGTCATCGTGACGAAGGTGGACGAGAAGCTTAGGCCCATTCCTGGAACGGAGGAGAGCATAGAGTGCGATACCGTCGTTCTGGCGGCCGGTCTTGTTCCGTACCTCAAAGTCATAGAAAAGGCAGGGGTGGAGATAGATCCCGCCACCAGAGGGCCGGTCGTCAACAGCTACCTCGAAACCAGCGTTCCGGGGATATTTGTGGCCGGAAACGCCCTAGTCATAAACGACCTCGTTGACTACGTCGTCGAGCAGGGCGAGGAGGCCGCCATGGGGGCGTACGAGTTCGTCAAAAACGGCGGCCTGCCGGCCCTCAAATGGAGGAAGCTCGTGAAGGGGAGGAACATCAGGCTCGCCGTGCCGCACTACTTAGCTGACACCAAGGACGTCACAATCTACGCGAGGGTTGGGGAGCCGGAGGAGAACGTCAGGCTCCGCTTCCCGGAGATTGGAAAGGAGATAAGACTCCCATTCGTGAGGCCCTCTGAGATGATAAGGGTGAAGCTGAAGAAGGAGGAGATAGCCCGGGCCAAAGACAGAATCACCATGGAGGTCGTCCGGGATGAGTGAGATCAAGAAGTTCAGGCTGACCTGCATCGTCTGCCCCCTTGGCTGTACAGTGGAGGTGACCATGGAGGGCGACAGGATAACCGGAGTTGAGGGCTTCACATGCCCCCGGGGAAAGGACTACGCGATACAGGAAATCAGGGAGCCGAAGCGCATCGTCATGAGCGTCGTGAAGGTTAGGGGGGGAAGGTTTCCGACGGTGGCAGTTAAAAGCGACAGGCCCGTTCCCAAGGAGCTCATACCCGCGATAATGAAAAAGCTCGCGGAAGTTGAGGTCGAAGCGCCGGTCAGCGTAGGACAGGTCATCGTTGAGAACGTACTGGGAACCGGGGCGAACATCGTTGCCACGAGGGAGGCGTAGTACGGCAAAGCCTCCGCTTGATTCGCTATTTTATTTCCTCCGGCGGCAGGACATAACGCAGCCTCTCAAAACTCTTAAATACATTAATTGTAAATAACACTGGGAGTGATACGGGGTGAGGGATATGAGGTTCACGGTTCTCAGGATCAACCTGAACGAAGGAAAGGTCGAAAGCGAGGAGCTGGAGAGGGATGGAATATACGGGGTTATAGACTACGGAATAGAAGTTCACGAGAGCCTGGAAACCCACAGCCTTGAACCATACGACCCCCAGAACGTCATGGTAATGGGAATGGGGCCGTTTTCAGGCTCAACCCTGCCCGGGGCGCACAGGCTCATGTTCTTCTTCCGTTCCCCCCTCTACGGGACTCTCTTTCCATCTGCAATGGGAGGGGCGGCATACACCTTCAAAAACGTTGGCATAGACTTCGTGGCCTTCGAGGGCAAGGCCGAGAAGCCCGTCGTTGTTTTACTCTACAACGACGGCGAAAACGTAAGGGTGGAGCTCCACGCTATAGAGCTTGAGAGGGTCGTTGAAATCTGGAGGGGCTACAAGGGAGAGGAGGGAGTCTATGCCCTCACACAGTACCTCATAGATACCTTTGGCGGCAGGTTTGACTTCGAGTACCGCATAGCCGTCGTTGGGCCGGCTTCGCTGAACACCAACTACGGAGCGATATTCTCCCAGGCGCTCAGAAAGGGAGAAAGGCTTGTTGGAAGCGAGGACTGGGCGGCAAGGGGAGGTCCGGGTTCTGTTCTTCTCAGGGCCCACAACGTCGTCGGAATAGTCTTCGGCGGAAAGCCGGGGAGGAGAAGCTTCCCGGGGGAGGACATCGGCAGCTTCAAGACCTCCAAGAGTATCGTCGAGGGCGTGCACAAAAAGCCGTACAACGAGATAATAGCCGAGAAGACGACCAAGTACCGCTTCAACCCCAAGCTCAACACTGGCGGAACCTTCGGCGGCAACTACCCGGCCGAAGGCGACTTCGTGCCCATCCTTAACTGGCAGATGCCGTACATCGAAAAGGAAGAGCGCATAAAAATCCACGAGAACATAATGAAGCACTACTGGGAACCCTTCAATGAGGAGGCCATAAAGCCCAAGAACTGGACGACCTGCGGCGAGCCCTGTCCGGTCGTGTGTAAGAAGCACCGCAGGGGGCACCACGTCGAGTACGAGCCCTACGAGGCCAACGGGCCGCTCAGCGGAAGCATCTCGCTCAGGGCAAGCGACATAAGCGTCCACGCGGCAGATGCCATGGGCTTCGACGCCATAGAGTTCGGCGGAACCGCCGCATGGGTTTTGGAATTAATCCACCGCGGTCTGCTCAAGCCGGAGGAAGTTGGGTTAAGCGGAAAGCCGGAGTTCACCAAAGAGGCCCTTCTTGAGAGGCCGGTCGAGGCGAGTGAAATCAACGCCAAGCTCGTCGCCGAGCTGGCCCACCGCGTTGCCTTCGCCGAGAACGAGATAGCGAGGATAATCGGCCTCGGAAAGAGGAAGGCCAGCGTTATACTCGACGAGAGGTTCAAGGACAGGCTGAAGTACGGCGAGAGCTTCAAGGACTACGGCGTCTTCGTTCCGCTCGGCGAGAACGGAGAGATGACGCCGACGATGTACTGGGCGATAGGAAACTACATCCCGCTCCCGATTCAGGGTCGCTACTGGACGTTCTACCAGTTCGGCGTCTTCCTTGAGCCTGAGGAGCTCGCTCAAAAGATAATCGCGAGCGCCCTCTGGGAGTTCTGGTACGACAACGTCGGCTGGTGCAGATTTCATAGAGGCTGGATGAAGCCCGTCCTCAAGGCGCTCTTCATGGACGCCTACGGCGAGAACGTTGACATGGAGGAGCACGCGAAGAAGCAGATTAAGAGGCTGATAGAGTACGCCAGAAAGGCCGGCTACACCCCCGTCTTCTGGGACAGCATGCGCGTTATAGACCTTGTCTCCGCTGGCAGCGAGGAGTTCGGAAACGAGCGCTGGGCCGAGAAGTTCAGGATTGACAAGGTCGGCACGGCGAAGGAGTACCTTGAGAAGGTTTTAGAAGCTTACAGCGAGGCCCTCGGTGTGGACTGGAGGCTCTGAGTTTTCGTTTTTCTATCTATTTGCGGGAAGAACGATTGTCGGTTTTCTACCCTATGACTGGCTCAAATCTAAAAATGTAAAAAATGCGGCTGGCTGATGATAACCAAGAAGCCTGAGTATATCGAGCGCCAAAAACGTTGGTATCGGTCCTCCCTGCTCGGGGTGCTCGCAGGGGGCGTAGGAGAAGAAGCCATAAGGGCACTTCCTCAACTCAAGCGCCTTTACTACCTCTTCTTTCCCGTCAATCTTGGCCCCCATTGAACTTAGAGCCAGCAAAGCGTACCTGGTTATTGGTAAAGACCACCACAGGGCACCGTTTCTGCTGGACTTGATGAACTCCACTGTCTTTTCGTCCCTATATTCGTACCCAAGCTCGTTGAGGATCAGGACAGAGTAAAGAGTTATTTCAAGCCGGTTAATTTTTATCTTTGATATTTTGCTCCCAAATCCTCCATCACTATCTTTCAGACCCAAAACAAAGGAGGTCACGTTTTCCTTCCATTGTTTATCGATCTCAATGCCCAGTTCCCTGCTCGTTACAAGGAGATAGTATATATCCTTCAGCAGGTAGTGGTTTTGATAGACCTCTGAGAGGTTCAGGTTGGCGATGAAGCTTTTCAGACGGGGTTCTACTCTCGTTTTAAGATCACTGTTGGACACACCAAGCTCCTTTAGTGCCCTGTATTCAACCCATATCAGGCTCGGTTTACTCTCCCGTGAGATTTCGGTGAGCAGGTAGTTCCTGACTGCCGTCTCATTGGGCACCGTTGAGTTCAAAAGCTTAAGGGTCATCACGGAGAAGGCAGTGCCCACGGGATTCGGCACTATGTAGTCTGGGATGTCTATGAAACCTCCCAGGGGCCCTTCAAGGGACCGCAGGTAGCTTATAGTATCCTCCCCAACTTCTCCCCCCGCATAGGTTATCGTTTCCACAGCCCAATGGGTGGTCTCGAGGTGTCCCTTTTTAGCGCCTCTTGTATCGGAGTATGAGCCGTCAGGGCACTTGTATTTCTGAATACTCGTTAGTATTCTTCTCCTTAACGTCTCGTTTTTGATGTGCTCTTCCCGCATGAATCTCGCTATGGTTTTGAGGTCAAAGAAACCGAGGTTCTCTATTCTGCCAGACGCCTCATCAAACACGGCCCTCGCGGTGTCATACATCACAGTGTAGCCGGGTATTTCATCGGGGGAGTATCCGGATTCAATGAGAAGCCCCCTGAGCTGAAGGAAGTCCCATAAGAACTCCAGTGAGTGCTCCGGCCTCAGCTCGAGCCAGAGGGACATGGAAACGTTCTTCGCCAGGGTGGAGTTAAGCAGAATGAGAGTTTTTGCATGCAGAAATGTGTAATTTGACCTCTCCATGTCCTCAATGATGAAGTTTTCGAAGGCCCCCCTGTTTCTGGGGCTTATATTGAACTCTTTAAAGAGTGTCAGCAGATAATAGGCGTCAAGAACCGAAGGATAATTCCGACCGCTGTAAAAATTCTCCTCTTCTTCCCTCAGGAACTCTATGGTTTTTTCGGGATGTTTTGGGCTCAAGTTCAGAAGGGTCAGCGTCATCACGCCGTGATATGTATGATAAAGGCTGGGAAGTATTGTAAATGAGACATCGCCGTTCCAGCCACCTGTAAACGGATTCTGAGCGAGGTAAAGGCGCCTTACCGTCCAGTTTGTCCATGAGGGAGTTGTTATATTGAGTGCAGTGGCGTTTTCAGTGTGCGTTTTCGTTATTGAGATGACGGCCGTGATGCTCAATAAAATCAAAAGGGTAGCTAGGATTTTTTCCCTCATCGTCCCACCTCAAAACGCGGATGAATCAATTGCCACGTACGTGCTCGCGGAGAGGCTTTCGTTTTTGCAATATATAATTCACTGGCCTTTATAAGCTTTTCATTTACTATGGGTAAACTTTCTTCGTTTTTTTCTGGTACAAATTTTTTTCGGAGTTAAGGTTTCCCAGTGGGATCGACGAAAATACGCCTGAGTAAAGGACTTGCATAGCCATGCAATAGCTAAACCCTTATATTCTCCGCCTCCCCCAGGTTTTCAGGTGAGAAAAATGAGGGCAGTTGTAATAGGCTCCGGAATCGGCGGTCTTCTAACCGCGTCGTTTCTAGCCAAAAATGGTTACGATGTCACCGTCATTGAAAAGGCTCCTTACATCGGCGGCCGCTTCACAAATTTAAACTACAAATGTTTTGGCCTCTCCACTGGCGCCTTCCACATGCTTCCCCACGGGGAGGACGGGCCTCTGGCTCACCTCCTCGGGCTCCTCAACGCGGACGTCCAAATAGTGAACTCCAACCCCAAGGGCATGATTTTCTACGACGGAAAGACCTTCCACTACCGCGATGGCTGGAAGTACCTGAGCTTCACCGAGAAGGCAAGGGCTACAAAGCTCCTGCTCGACATCAAGAGGAACAGGCTCCCAACCGAAGAAGAGGCCGAGATGAGCGGGAGAGAATGGATAAGGGAAAGGATAGGCGACAACGAGTTTGCTGACCTCTTCATCAAGAGCTTCCTCGGCTGGGCCGACAGCGTCCTGGACGTTCCTGCTGGTGAGCTAGCGAGGGAGATAAAGGCTGCCCTGAGGTGGGGCGGGCCGGGCCTGGTCAAGGGCGGGTGTAGGGCAATAACCGGAGAGCTGGCAAGGATAACGGAAGCCAACGGCGGAAAAATCCTCACTAGGAAAAGGGCCGTCGAAGTTGACCCCGAGGCAAGGAGGGTTATCACCTCCGACGGCGACGAGCTTTCATACGACGTTCTCATCTCCAACATCGGGATAAAGGAGACCGTCGAGCTGATCGGAAGGGAGAACTTTGACCGCGAGTACTTAAGAAGAGTGGATTCGCTGAAGCCGAGCGAGGGGATAAAGTACAACGTGGCCCTGAAGGGTGGGCCGAGGATAGGAAACACCGTCGTCTTCACCCTCGACACCGAGAGGATAAACGGCTACAACGAGCCTTCAAGCATTTCCCCGGAGCTGGCTAAAGAGGGCTATACCTTGATAATGCTCCACCACGCTTTGCAGGGCAGGAACGTCAAGGCAGAGCAGAGAAAGGGCATCGAAGACATCTACAGAATCTTCCCGAACCTCGATAGCGAGGGAGAAATCCTGCTGGTACAGACCTACCTCGATGGGAATCCCGTTAACAGGGTCGCCAGCGGCCAGACCGTTGAGGACTTCCCGGTGGAGGACGTTTACATCGTGGGCGATGCATACAAGCCGCCTGGGGGAATAGAGGTTGAGGGCATAGCCCTGGGGGTCATGAAAACCCTTGAGAGGCTCGGCCTTGGGGACTTCCGGGAATGGTATCTCTGAGGCAGTCCTTGCCCGTCCTTTCTTTACCTTTGCCAACTTATTTTTCCTTCCCCCGAACCTTTTTTCGGTGAACAGTCCTGGCTCCTAACGAACGTTTTTATCCTCCTGCGCTGAGTTATCCATCCAGGAGGTGATGCTCATGAAGAGGGTTGTCATCGCTCTTGGCGGTAACGCTATTCTCCAGCGAGGTCAGAGGGGAACCTACGAGGAGCAGATGGCCAACGTCATGAAGACGGCCAAGCAGATAGTGGATATAATCCTTGACGGTGACTACGAGGTTGTAATCACCCACGGAAACGGCCCCCAGGTCGGTGCTTTGCTCCTCCACATGGACGCGGGTCAGGCCACCCACGGCATCCCGGCCCAGCCCATGGACGTGGCCGGAGCAATGACGCAGGGCCAGATAGGGTACATGATACAGCAGGCGATAAGGAACGAGCTGAAGAGACGCGGGATAGATAAGCCCGTGGCGACTATAGTAACCCAGACCATCGTTGACAAGGACGATCCAGCATTCCAGCACCCGAGCAAGCCGGTTGGGCCCTTCTACGACGAGGAGACGGCCAAAAAGCTCGCAGAGGAAAAGGGCTGGGTCGTCATAGAGGACTCCGGCAGGGGCTGGAGAAGAGTAGTGCCGAGTCCCGATCCAAAGGGCCACGTCGAGGCGGAAATCATCCGGGACCTCGTTGAGAAGGGGTTCATAGTCATCGCCAGCGGGGGCGGCGGAGTTCCCGTCATCGAGGAGGACGGCCAGCTCAAGGGCGTCGAGGCGGTCATAGACAAGGATCTGGCCGGTGAGAAGCTTGCGGAAGAGGTTAACGCCGACATCTTCATGATACTCACCGACGTGAACGGTGCCGCCCTGAACTTCGGAAAACCCGACGAGAGGTGGCTCGGAAAGGTCACCGCCGAGGAGCTCAGGAGGTACTACGAGGAGGGGCACTTCAAGAAAGGCAGCATGGGACCGAAGGTTTTGGCCGCGATAAGATTCGTCGAGTGGGGCGGCGAGAGGGCCGTCATAGCCCACCTGGAAAAGGCCGTTGATGCCCTGGAAGGAAAGACCGGAACGCAGGTCATAAAAGGCTGAACCAAATCCTATAAATACCTCTCTTCCCAAATTTTATCCGGTGATGACATGGCGGACGCGACGACCGGGTTCTTTGGCTCCCTGCTGTGGTGGCTGTTCTTCATGTACATCCTCCTGTGGCCCCAGATGCAGTACAGGAGCCTGCAGCTAGCCAGGGCAAAGATACTGAAGAGGCTCTCGGAAAAGCGGGGCTCAACCGTGATAACGATGATCCACAGGCAGGAGAGCGTCGGGCTCTTTGGAATACCCTTCTACAAGTTCATAAGCATCGAGGACAGCGAGGAGGTGCTCAGAGCTATTAGAGCCGCCCCCAAGGACAAGCCGATAGACCTCATAATACACACCCCCGGAGGGTTGGTTCTCGCGGCAACTCAGATAGCAAAGGCACTGCACGACCACCCGGCTGAAACACGTGTCATAGTTCCCCACTACGCCATGAGCGGCGGAACGCTCATCGCCCTCGCCGCGGACAGGATAATAATGGACCCCCACGCGGTTTTGGGGCCGGTTGACCCCCAGCTCGGCCAGTACCCCGGGCCGAGCATAGTGAGAGCCGTCGAGAGGAAGGGCGTTGACAAGGTGGACGACCAGACACTCATCCTGGCGGACGTGGCAGAAAAGGCCATCAAACAGGTTAGGGAGTTCGTTTACGGCCTCCTGAAGGACAGGTACGGGGAGGAGAAAGCCAGAGAGCTGGCCCAGATACTCACCGAGGGCCGGTGGACCCATGACTATCCCATTACATACGAGCACGCCAAGGAGCTCGGCCTTCACGTTGAAACGGAGGTTCCAGATGAAGTTTATGCCCTTATGGAGCTCTACAGGCAGCCAACAAAGCAGAGGGGCACGGTGGAGTTCATGCCTTACACCCAGAAGGGCGAGAGCTCCTGAAGTGCCGGGTTTTCTATTACTTTAACCTTTTTCGAATTGTTCTCAAAATTTCAGCCAAAAAGTTTTTATTTACTCTCACCGTTTTCAGTCCAGATGTTTGGAGTAAGCTCACGGGCTGTTCTAAAAATAGGGAAGGGGAAGAGAGATGCAAGTGAAAGTGGATCCAGAGGAAATTAAGAGGATCAAGAGGGAGATAGAGGCCCTTGAAAAGGAGAGAAACGAGATAAGGGCCAAACTAGATGAGCTGGAGAAGGAGCTTCAAATCTGGGTTCAGAAGAGGGACGAAAAGAACAACGAGGTCAAGCAGCTCCGCCAGAAGGGGCGTGAGTATAAAGCCAAGAGGGATGAAATCAACCAACAGATACAGGAGCTCAAGAAGAACCGCGAGGAGATAAACGCCAAGCTCGACCTCCTCTACCAGGAGATACTAGAGTACAGGACGAAGAGGGACGAGTACAACCAGCTCCGCAGGCTCAAGATGCCGCCTGAGAAAATACAGGAGCGCATAGAGAAGCTGGAGTGGGAGCTCCAGACCAACCCGAACATAACCCCAGACAGGGAGAAGCAGATAGTCGACCAGATCCAGGTTCTTGCAACTGAGCTTGAGATAATCCAGCAGGCCCAGAGGTTCCACAACAAGCTCATTGAAACGAGAAAGAAGGTGAACCAGCTCAAGAAGGCCAGGAGAGGCATAAGCATGGAGATACAGAAGCTCGCCAACCAGAGCCAGCAGTTCCACGAGCAGATGATAAAGGCCTTCAACCAGGCCGACGAGGTCAAGAAGGAGGCCGACGAGTACCACGCTAAGGTCGTCGAACTCAGGGAGAAGATCAAGGAAGTCAGGAAGGAGCTCCGCGAGATCGAGAAGAAGATACGGGAGTACGACGAGAGGCACAAGGAGCTCATAGCCTACAGGCTCGTCGCCAGGATGCGTTCGAAGAAGGACGCCAGCTTCGAGAAGGCCGTTGAGGCCCTTGAGAAGTTCAAGCGCGGCGAGAAGCTAACACTCGACGAACTGCTCCTCCTCCAGAGGTACAACCTCGTCTGAGGCCTGGCTATGGAAGTCATCAGGCACGAAGGGCCTGGAAGGCTGGGCCTCGTAAGGCTCGGGGAGCACACCTTCAGAACTCCTGCCCTAATGGGGGTAGACTTCACACTATCCCCGTTCAACTCCTTCTTCCACCCATCCGAACCGGGGGATTATGACTTCAACCTGGCCCCATCCATACCCCTCGGCTTCTACACGCCGGGCGATGTGATAGAGAAGGCCCTCGGGAGGCTCTGGAGCGTAAACTACGACGGCTTCAACGCCTTCTACCTGCCGGCTTTGAGGAGGACGGAATACCTTCCCGAGTTCTTCAAGATAATCGAGCGCTATAACTTCGATGCCGTCTACCTCGGCAACTCAAAGATTCTGGTGAGGGAGTACCGCTACTTCGTGAGAATCCTGCGCGAGCTCCGCGAGAGGTTTCCCAACGTTATGATAATAGCCGACCTAGAGCCCTTCTTTTACCCCCTGGCAGTTTACCTCGGTGTCGATGCCTTCGACACCCGCTCGCTCAAGCTCTACGACTTCGAGGGCAAAGGTTTCACCGGGTATAGCCCCTTCCTGTGGGGAAATGGGCCCAATTCCATTGACTTCGCCAGGGAGACGATACTCCTCGTGAGAAAAGCCCTGGAAGAAGGAAAGCTCCGCTACCTCGTTGAGAACTTCTTTAACACACAGTACCACGCGGGAATACTGCGGATAGCCGACCTTGAGCACGGGGACTACCTTGAGAGGTACACCCCCATCCAGAAGGAGACGGTTTATTTCATAAGCGACGCCTCGATTAGGAGGCCAGAGGTTAGAAGATGGCACGAACGCGTTGCCGAGCGCTTCGTCCCACCTAAGAACACTGAACTGGTTCTCCTCTTCCCCTGCTCTGCCAAGAAGCCCTACTCCTTCTCCCGCTCCCACACCCTCTACCGGAAGGCGGTTAAGGAGGCCCTTGGCTCAGGAATAGCCAGAGCCCACGAGCTGATTCTGACTTCGCCCTTCGGCGTCGTTCCACGGGAGTGGGAGTGGTTAGCAAAGTACGACATAGTCGTTACCGGCCACTGGAGCGAGGAGGAGATTAAACCTGCGGCCGAACTCCTGGCGAAGACCCTTGAGAAGTACCCGGAGAGCGTTCCAATAATAGCGCACCTGGATGAAGCCTACGTTGAGATAGCGAAGCTTGCAAGCGAGCTTTCTGGAAGGGAAATAATCTTTACGGAAGTTAGGAACGGCACCACCAGCAGGGAAAGCCTCAGCTCACTCAGGGAAACTCTGAGGGAGTTTGAGCTTGAGGGCACCAAAGAGGACAGGACGTACCGCTACTTCGAGGGCATAAGGAAGGTCTTTGACTTCTACTTCGGCGTTGGTGCCGGAGAGGCCGTTCTGCCGGAGGACGGCAAAGTCAAGGGCTCCAAGATGCTCCGCCTCTTCGTTGACAACCAGC comes from the Thermococcus thioreducens genome and includes:
- the arcC gene encoding carbamate kinase, with translation MKRVVIALGGNAILQRGQRGTYEEQMANVMKTAKQIVDIILDGDYEVVITHGNGPQVGALLLHMDAGQATHGIPAQPMDVAGAMTQGQIGYMIQQAIRNELKRRGIDKPVATIVTQTIVDKDDPAFQHPSKPVGPFYDEETAKKLAEEKGWVVIEDSGRGWRRVVPSPDPKGHVEAEIIRDLVEKGFIVIASGGGGVPVIEEDGQLKGVEAVIDKDLAGEKLAEEVNADIFMILTDVNGAALNFGKPDERWLGKVTAEELRRYYEEGHFKKGSMGPKVLAAIRFVEWGGERAVIAHLEKAVDALEGKTGTQVIKG
- a CDS encoding SDH family Clp fold serine proteinase, translating into MADATTGFFGSLLWWLFFMYILLWPQMQYRSLQLARAKILKRLSEKRGSTVITMIHRQESVGLFGIPFYKFISIEDSEEVLRAIRAAPKDKPIDLIIHTPGGLVLAATQIAKALHDHPAETRVIVPHYAMSGGTLIALAADRIIMDPHAVLGPVDPQLGQYPGPSIVRAVERKGVDKVDDQTLILADVAEKAIKQVREFVYGLLKDRYGEEKARELAQILTEGRWTHDYPITYEHAKELGLHVETEVPDEVYALMELYRQPTKQRGTVEFMPYTQKGESS
- a CDS encoding coiled-coil protein encodes the protein MQVKVDPEEIKRIKREIEALEKERNEIRAKLDELEKELQIWVQKRDEKNNEVKQLRQKGREYKAKRDEINQQIQELKKNREEINAKLDLLYQEILEYRTKRDEYNQLRRLKMPPEKIQERIEKLEWELQTNPNITPDREKQIVDQIQVLATELEIIQQAQRFHNKLIETRKKVNQLKKARRGISMEIQKLANQSQQFHEQMIKAFNQADEVKKEADEYHAKVVELREKIKEVRKELREIEKKIREYDERHKELIAYRLVARMRSKKDASFEKAVEALEKFKRGEKLTLDELLLLQRYNLV
- the arcS gene encoding archaeosine synthase subunit alpha produces the protein MEVIRHEGPGRLGLVRLGEHTFRTPALMGVDFTLSPFNSFFHPSEPGDYDFNLAPSIPLGFYTPGDVIEKALGRLWSVNYDGFNAFYLPALRRTEYLPEFFKIIERYNFDAVYLGNSKILVREYRYFVRILRELRERFPNVMIIADLEPFFYPLAVYLGVDAFDTRSLKLYDFEGKGFTGYSPFLWGNGPNSIDFARETILLVRKALEEGKLRYLVENFFNTQYHAGILRIADLEHGDYLERYTPIQKETVYFISDASIRRPEVRRWHERVAERFVPPKNTELVLLFPCSAKKPYSFSRSHTLYRKAVKEALGSGIARAHELILTSPFGVVPREWEWLAKYDIVVTGHWSEEEIKPAAELLAKTLEKYPESVPIIAHLDEAYVEIAKLASELSGREIIFTEVRNGTTSRESLSSLRETLREFELEGTKEDRTYRYFEGIRKVFDFYFGVGAGEAVLPEDGKVKGSKMLRLFVDNQQTGTFRDGVISVTPFGMQRIYDKLKAYWVKVDFELRGDVFAVGVDEADPAIRPDDIVGIVRDEKVVGVGKAVLAGEEMVRSKKGVAVKVRKRA